Proteins encoded by one window of Aspergillus puulaauensis MK2 DNA, chromosome 4, nearly complete sequence:
- a CDS encoding RTC4 family protein (COG:S;~EggNog:ENOG410PQHZ;~InterPro:IPR028094,IPR039024;~PFAM:PF14474), which produces MPNLRTRRSLLSAPAKKELEDEEDVNAPPRGTSDEEGFSDSEDEQSDGLEIPTPRKSRTPRNGQTEKTLEQKLAENNDGPDFTTKSPGSSRKRKATGVLGPDDMALQDPFDTWSSQRSKRPSLGYGSRFRKTPSSSMVESHAPSSAPQPKSSVTSFSTQADSPEEEKEEEESGFRVPRNPEIEPPPSSLEIPESDDEISDLSSAKSYDSAGFPTFDDSKNAEPAEYLCPMCKEPVEPELLIKFQAQPRQRIRDQYVFCESHKKPAMEKEWEEKGYPTIDWGRFDERIEAHFDELEKLIVPESSSYYRNVLDTTIKSGKAKNFRLTLAGDALETISCGYYGTRGSGRMLQAITTRFARKLRRLATEDNIVKQAGVVPYSQAVLVPELAVRLIKEDMDVDDDSARQIMRESVDIGGKLNPAPNDTVPVTEETIGNDDGVLN; this is translated from the exons ATGCCTAATCTACGGACGAGACGAAGCCTACTGTCGGCGCCCGCAAAGAAAGAAttggaagacgaagaagacgtcAATGCCCCACCTCGTGGAAccagcgacgaggaaggctTCTCCGATTCCGAAGATGAGCAGAGCGATGGACTGGAAATACCTACACCTCGCAAGTCACGAACCCCGCGGAATGGACAAACAGAAAAGACACTAGAGCAGAAACTCGCTGAGAATAATGACGGGCCGGACTTCACGACCAAGTCACCAGGTTCAAGTCGCAAACGGAAGGCAACGGGTGTGCTTGGGCCCGATGACATGGCATTACAGGACCCCTTTGATACGTGGTCGTCGCAACGCAGCAAACGCCCAAGTCTGGGCTATGGTTCGAGGTTTCGCAAAACGCCTAGTTCAAGTATGGTCGAGTCGCATGCCCCCTCGAGTGCGCCGCAGCCGAAGTCGTCTGTAACTTCGTTTTCTACACAAGCGGATAGtcctgaggaggagaaagaggaggaagaaagtggATTCAGGGTTCCACGTAACCCTGAAATAGAGCCTCCGCCTTCAAGTCTCGAGATACCCGAGTCCGATGATGAGATAAGCGATCTAAGCTCTGCGAAGAGTTACGATTCTGCTGGCTTTCCTACTTTCGACGATTCCAAGAATGCCGAACCGGCCGAATACCTGTGTCCGATGTGCAAGGAACCGGTTGAGCCGGAACTGTTGATTAAATTTCAAGCTCAACCAAGACAGCGCATTAGGGACCAGTATGTCTTCTGCGAGTCTCATAAGAAGCCTGCTATGGAAAAGGagtgggaagagaaaggctACCCAACAATTGACTGGGGAAGGTTTGACGAACGTATCGAAGCGCATTttgatgagctggagaaACTCATCGTCCCGGAGAGTTCGTCGTATTACCGGAACGTTCTTGACACTACAATTAAATCTGGAAAGGCAAAGAACTTCCGCCTCACTCTAGCTGGCGACGCCCTAGAAACGATATCATGCGGGTATTACGGGACTCGGGGTTCCGGGAGGAT GTTACAAGCAATTACAACGCGCTTCGCACGAAAGCTCCGGCGCCTAGCAACAGAAGACAACATCGTAAAGCAGGCCGGCGTGGTCCCATACTCACAAGCTGTCCTAGTCCCCGAACTTGCCGTTAGGTTAATAAAGGAGGACATGGACGTTGACGACGATTCCGCGCGACAGATAATGCGAGAGAGCGTTGATATCGGCGGGAAGCTAAATCCCGCTCCAAATGATACTGTGCCGGTCACAGAGGAGACAATTGGAAACGACGATGGGGTTCTCAATTAG
- a CDS encoding DUF2462 domain-containing protein (COG:S;~EggNog:ENOG410PU3T;~InterPro:IPR019034;~PFAM:PF09495) → MAQGPLKKAKANTSTKRPSALGPKKGTNGQIAPKKASLIKQQKITKKLSSGLTAKTERNLAQRAGHLEILAGGKKDKKSKEKGKSGK, encoded by the exons ATGGCCCAAGGAccgctgaagaaggcgaaggccAACACTTCCACGAAACG tccCTCAGCCCTCGGCCCCAAGAAGGGAACAAACGGGCAAATTGCGCCAAAGAAAGCCTCGTTGATTAAGCAGCAGAAGATCACCAAG AAACTATCATCCGGGTTGACTGCGAAGACGGAACGGAATCTCGCGCAGCGGGCGGGTCATCTTGAGATCCTTGCgggggggaagaaggataagaagtccaaggagaaggggaagagcgGGAAATAA